A section of the Mangifera indica cultivar Alphonso chromosome 12, CATAS_Mindica_2.1, whole genome shotgun sequence genome encodes:
- the LOC123193122 gene encoding uncharacterized protein LOC123193122 — protein MRSRYRQTKHIEGLFWRATKTYRIEDFQEALRMIRAENPTAVAYLEGIDYQRWARVYFPGIRYNIMTTNIAESFNALARQARKLLVMMLLEFLRSTLQKWFYTRRNMANACTHSLTPWAEEKMVSHIQKSANMIVKPITIDRYEVHGPSKPVAIVDLAKKECTCRKFQLSQIACTHVAAIARFQNLSHCYPWVNKYYSTKYWQAVYRENVEPLGDPSEWMQSEEIRIVHPPQMGHRRSGRTSEHNRRPSQGEETRQVECSRCHEKGHTRLVCTNPLSGVGFARGV, from the exons ATGCGAAGTCGGTATagacaaacaaaacatattgaaggattattttggCGAGCTACGAAAACATATCGAATAGAAGATTTTCAAGAGGCTTTACGGATGATCAGAGCTGAAAATCCAACCGCAGTAGCTTATCTAGAAGGTATTGACTATCAACGTTGGGCTCGTGTATACTTTCCTGGCATCCGATATAATATCATGActacaaatattgctgagtcgttTAATGCCTTGGCACGACAAGCGCGAAAGTTGCTAGTGATGATGCTTCTTGAATTTTTACGCTCaactttacaaaaatggttttatactcgcCGCAATATGGCAA ATGCTTGTACTCATTCTCTAACTCCATGGGCTGAAGAGAAGATGGTCAGTCATATCCAAAAGTCAGCTAATATGATTGTCAAGCCTATAACAATTGATCGATATGAAGTACATGGTCCAAGTAAACCTGTTGCTATAGTTGATCTTGCTAAAAAAGAGTGTACATgcagaaaatttcaactatcacaaatagCATGTACACACGTTGCAGCAATCGCCAGATTTCAAAACCTTTCACACTGTTATCCATGGGTGAATAAGTATTACTCAACTAAATATTGGCAAGCAGTATATAGAGAAAATGTTGAACCATTGGGTGATCCATCAGAATGGATGCAATCAGAAGAAATACGTATAGTACACCCACCTCAGATGGGACATCGACGTTCTGGTCGAACTTCAGAACACAATAGAAGGCCATCGCAAGGGGAGGAAACCCGTCAAGTTGAATGTAGTCGGTGTCATGAGAAAGGACATACTCGATTAGTTTGTACAAATCCTTTGTCAGGTGTCGGGTTTGCAAGAGGGGTGTAA
- the LOC123192914 gene encoding uncharacterized protein At1g10890-like, translating to MPRELSRSRSRSPTHRRRHSPSPRYSRRSRRDRSRSPYSSYSSSRRKSRSVSQRRRKARSPSPRRHKSRSPTPRRHKRQRSRSSSLSPTHKSSSPSLGSLEQKNAVEKLKKEEEEKKRRQQEAELKLIEEETTRRVEEAIRKRVEESLNSEEIKLEIQKRLEEGRKRLQDEVTAQLKKEKEDALIEARRKEEQVRKEKEELEKMLEENQRRVEESQRKEAEEQQRREEERYRELERIQREKEGALRRKKQQEEEEHLNQMKLLGKNKSRPKLSFAFGSK from the exons ATGCCTAGGGAATTGTCACGTTCACGATCGCGGTCACCAACACATAGGCGGAGGCATTCACCTTCACCTAGGTATAGCAGGAGGAGCCGGAGAGATAGAAGTCGGTCACCATATTCATCATATTCTTCAAGCAG GCGGAAAAGTCGTTCTGTTTCCCAACGACGCCGGAAAGCTCGTTCTCCTTCCCCAAGGCGGCATAAAAGTCGTTCTCCGACTCCTAGGCGCCATAAGAGGCAAAGAAGTAGGAGTTCTTCACTGTCTCCTACTCATAAATCCTCAAGTCCAAGTCTTGGATCATTAGAGCAGAAAAATGcagttgaaaaattaaaaaaagaagaggaagagaaaaaaag GCGTCAACAGGAAGCTGAATTGAAACTGATAGAAGAAGAGACAACAAGGAGGGTGGAAGAAGCTATTAGGAAGAGAGTTGAAGAGAGCTTGAACTCTGAGGAGATTAAGCTGGAAATTCAGAAGCGTTTGGAGGAGGGGCGGAAGAGACTTCAAGATGAAGTCACAGCTCAActcaagaaagaaaaggaagatgCCCTAATTGAGGCTAGAAGAAAGGAG GAACAAGTccgaaaagagaaagaagaattgGAAAAAATGCTTGAAGAAAACCAGAGGAGGGTGGAAGAATCTCAGAGAAAAGAAGCGGAGGAGCAGCAGCGAAGAGAGGAGGAGCGTTACCGTGAACTGGAGCGCAtccaaagagaaaaagaaggggCTTTGAGAAGGAAGAAACAGCAAGAGGAGGAAGAACATTTGAATCAGATGAAGCTGTTGGGTAAGAACAAATCACGACCGAAGTTGTCGTTTGCATTTGGGTCTAAATGA
- the LOC123193538 gene encoding protein ACTIVITY OF BC1 COMPLEX KINASE 3, chloroplastic: protein MTIVSTGGCSFVAVWPCGSPYKGSKRRPRTATRAALVEVRPRAPPVLRSDGSATPVFAWDRAEDLQAEARAMARAANATVYSPENLAGKYSSRPIQVFRRTLEILVALGSFGVKLLIDQRNGVLDKNKRKRAAELRKIFTRLGPTFVKLGQGLSTRPDICPPEYLEELSELQDALPTFPDAEAFACIERELGLSLDSIYSSISASPIAAASLGQVYKAQLKYSGQIVAVKVQRPGIEEAIELDFYLVRGLGFFINKYVDIISSDVVALIDEFARRVYQELNYVQEGQNARRFRKLYADKEDVFVPDIFWDYTSGKVLTMEWVDGVKLNEQAAIERQGLKVLDLVNTGIQCSLRQLLEYGYFHADPHPGNLLATPEGKLAFLDFGMMSETPEEARSAIIGHVVHMVNRDYEAMARDYYALDFLSPDVDVSPIVPALQNFFDDALNSTVSELNFKTIVDGLGAVLYQYPFNVPAYYALILRSLTVLEGLALYADPNFKVLAASYPYFAKRLLTDPNPYLRDALIELLFKDGRFRWNRLENLLVQGRKDRDFSAKEALQPVLKLLLGPNGEELRTLVIKESVRVTEAVVVGSMVDTYNFIPDVMRTLIFNGNARAYLAMSETELQNMIQLRDQVFRIWGLMQSSENFDPALLQPILQVLQQPEARSLGSRVIGGITQRLAARLLQQVLRTPATTTGLASIS from the exons ATGACTATTGTTTCCACCGGCGGTTGCTCCTTCGTTGCCGTTTGGCCATGTGGCTCCCCTTATAAGGGATCTAAAAGAAGACCAAGAACAGCTACTAGAGCCGCTCTGGTGGAGGTAAGGCCTAGAGCGCCGCCGGTTCTGAGGAGTGACGGGTCGGCCACCCCTGTTTTCGCTTGGGACAGAGCCGAAGACCTTCAAGCCGAAGCCAGAGCCATGGCCCGTGCTGCTAATGCCACCGTTTACAGCCCTGAAAATCTTGCCGGGAAATACAGTTCTCGTCCTATCCAg GTGTTCAGGAGGACGCTGGAGATATTGGTAGCACTGGGTTCTTTTGGGGTGAAACTTCTGATAGACCAAAGGAATGGTGTTCTTGATAAGAATAAGAGGAAGCGTGCAGCTGAGCTCCGGAAAATATTCACCCGATTGGGTCCAACTTTTGTCAAATTAGGTCAGGGTTTGTCCACCAGACCTGATATCTGCCCTCCCGAGTATCTTGAAGAACTCTCGGAGCTTCAG GATGCCCTGCCAACTTTCCCAGATGCAGAAGCATTTGCATGCATTGAGAGGGAGTTGGGGTTATCACTGGACTCAATTTACTCATCCATTTCAGCATCTCCAATTGCGGCTGCTAGTTTAGGCCAGGTTTACAAAGCTCAGCTTAAATACTCTGGTCAGATTGTTGCGGTAAAGGTTCAACGTCCTGGTATTGAAGAAGCTATAGAGCTTGACTTTTACCTTGTAAGAGGTCTaggatttttcattaataaatatgttGACATAATCAGCAGTGACGTTGTTGCCCTCATTGATGAATTTGCACGCAGAGTTTATCAAGAGCTCAACTATGTGCAg GAGGGACAAAATGCGAGGAGGTTTAGAAAGTTGTATGCTGATAAAGAGGATGTCTTTGTTCCGGATATCTTCTGGGATTATACTAGTGGCAAAGTATTGACAATGGAGTGGGTTGATGGAGTCAAGTTAAATGAGCAAGCTGCCATTGAAAGACAGGGTTTGAAGGTTTTGGATTTGGTGAATACAGGTATCCAGTGCAGTCTCAGACAGCTCCTTGAGTACGGATATTTTCATGCAGATCCTCATCCCGGCAATCTCTTGGCAACGCCTGAGGGAAAGCTTGCATTTCTTGATTTTGGAATGATGAGTGAGACCCCAGAAGAAGCACGATCTGCTATAATTGGTCATGTGGTTCACATGGTTAATCGGGATTATGAAGCTATGGCTCGTGATTACTATGCTCTGGATTTCTTGTCACCTGATGTAGATGTTTCTCCAATAGTACCAGCACTTCAGAACTTTTTTGATGATGCACTCAATTCCACTGTTAGTGAACTGAATTTCAAAACAATTGTTGATGGTCTTGGTGCTGTTTTATATCAGTACCCATTTAATG TCCCAGCATATTATGCATTGATATTGAGGTCACTTACTGTACTAGAAGGTTTAGCCCTGTATGCTGAtccaaatttcaaagttttggCTGCTTCATATCCATATTTTGCTAAAAGACTTCTCACAGATCCAAATCCATACCTTAGAGATGCTCTTATTGAGTTGCTTTTCAAGGATGGGAGATTTAG GTGGAACAGACTTGAAAACCTCCTTGTTCAGGGAAGAAAAGATAGAGACTTTTCTGCAAAAGAAGCTTTACAACCTGTTCTTAAGCTATTATTGGGTCCAAATGGTGAAGAGCTCAGGACTTTAGTTATTAAGGAGTCTGTCCGTGTCACTGAAGCTGTTGTTGTGGGATCAATGGTTGATACATACAATTTTATCCCTGATGTTATGCggactcttatttttaatggcAATGCTAGGGCTTATCTTGCTATGAGTGAAACTGAATTGCAAAACATGATACAACTTCGGGACCAAGTTTTTAGGATATGGGGGCTTATGCAGTCATCTGAAAATTTTGATCCAGCATTGTTGCAGCCTATATTACAG GTCCTACAACAACCCGAGGCACGCAGTCTAGGAAGTCGTGTTATTGGTGGGATCACTCAACGACTAGCAGCACGGTTACTGCAACAGGTTCTCAGAACTCCAGCAACAACAACAGGTTTGGCTTCTATTTCATAA